The Nitrospira sp. SG-bin1 genome window below encodes:
- a CDS encoding signal peptidase II has protein sequence MCGGDPLSASGLRNLALSSVTGAIILLDQLTKQQIMQTMRLHESIPIIPNLFSLTYIRNPGAAFGLLAGSSNAFRMVFFGLTSIFALGLLGTILARMPEQDWVGRISVAGILGGAIGNLIDRLRFGEVIDFLDVYIDHYHWPAFNVADSAITVGVIFLIIHFAFEKRADPPTESETSSVP, from the coding sequence ATGTGTGGAGGCGATCCGTTGAGTGCCTCAGGCCTCCGCAATCTGGCGCTCTCGTCGGTAACCGGTGCCATTATTCTCCTGGATCAGCTGACCAAGCAGCAGATCATGCAGACGATGCGCTTACATGAATCCATTCCCATTATTCCCAATCTTTTCAGTCTGACATACATCCGGAATCCCGGGGCGGCCTTCGGTCTCTTGGCCGGAAGCAGTAATGCATTTCGGATGGTCTTCTTCGGGTTGACGTCGATTTTCGCTCTTGGATTGTTGGGTACGATCCTGGCGCGGATGCCGGAGCAGGACTGGGTGGGGCGGATCAGTGTCGCCGGGATTCTCGGCGGGGCGATCGGAAACTTGATCGATCGGCTCCGTTTCGGCGAAGTCATCGATTTTCTAGATGTCTACATCGACCACTACCACTGGCCTGCGTTCAATGTAGCGGACTCAGCGATTACCGTCGGGGTCATCTTCCTCATCATTCACTTTGCGTTTGAAAAACGGGCAGACCCCCCTACCGAATCGGAGACCTCCTCCGTTCCGTAA
- the ileS gene encoding isoleucine--tRNA ligase (IleRS; catalyzes the formation of isoleucyl-tRNA(Ile) from isoleucine and tRNA(Ile); since isoleucine and other amino acids such as valine are similar, there are additional editing function in this enzyme; one is involved in hydrolysis of activated valine-AMP and the other is involved in deacylation of mischarged Val-tRNA(Ile); there are two active sites, one for aminoacylation and one for editing; class-I aminoacyl-tRNA synthetase family type 1 subfamily; some organisms carry two different copies of this enzyme), translating to MDYKSTLNLPKTDFPMKANLPQREPDMLAWWGQQKLYDQIQAMGQGRPRYVLHDGPPYANGRIHIGHALNKILKDIIVKSKTMAGFHAPYMPGWDCHGLPIEHQVMKELGDKKKDLDVSAIRRLCRDYAERFVNTQREEFKRLGVFGEWDHPYLTMTPGYEATIVREFGKFVERGGVYKGLKPVLWCMQDQTALAEAEVEYDDHTSPSIYVKFPLVTSPSVLTQTFPGVSFPERITLVSVVIWTTTPWTLPANQAVCLHRDFDYAFVQVGDELLIVAEKLLDSVAKACAIESYRVVGVKKGGDGFEGLETQRPLSTGLSPILLGEFVTLDQGTGCVHIAPGHGMEDYLLVLEHNAKASPGERLEILAPVDNSGRFTAVVKEFAGQQVLKANPKIVEYLHANGRLLGHGSLRHSYPHCWRCKNPVIFRATEQWFVSMETNDLRTETLAEIERVRWIPGYGRDRINGMIENRPDWCLSRQRVWGVPIPGFTCEGCRHVLADPVVIEHIATLMESKGADVWFERAAVDLLPAGTTCPKCGGTTFEKERDILDVWFESGVSYAAVLKPRKWWPADLYLEGSDQHRGWFHSALLAGVTTDHRAPYGAVLTHGFVVDGQGKKMSKSAGNVVAPQDVIKQSGAEILRLWVAAQDYREDLRISQEILNHLIEAYRKIRNTSRFLLSNLYDFDPATQAVPYAQLPELDRWALLRLAELITKVRRAYEEFEFHSIFHALNNFCSVDLSAIYLDILKDRLYTFRADSPLRRGSQTVLLEIVVTLAKLMAPILSFTADEIWRTLPERGRRATLSVHLAPFPEVESAWRDERLATRWDKLLTYRTRVQGELEARRRDKVIGSSLEAHVRIEAGPDDYRFLEPYAGELSTIFIVSRVTLKQGMGQSDIQITVEKSDAAKCERCWNYREAVGKDVTHPTLCERCVEAIR from the coding sequence ATGGATTACAAATCAACTCTCAATCTCCCGAAAACCGATTTCCCGATGAAGGCCAATCTGCCGCAGCGGGAGCCGGACATGTTGGCCTGGTGGGGTCAGCAGAAACTCTATGACCAGATTCAAGCCATGGGGCAGGGGCGGCCTCGGTATGTGTTACATGACGGTCCTCCCTACGCCAACGGTCGTATCCACATCGGCCACGCTTTGAACAAAATTTTGAAGGACATCATCGTCAAGTCAAAGACCATGGCGGGCTTCCACGCTCCCTATATGCCGGGATGGGATTGCCATGGGTTGCCCATCGAGCATCAAGTCATGAAGGAGTTGGGGGACAAAAAGAAAGACCTCGATGTTTCCGCCATTCGCCGGCTTTGTCGTGACTATGCCGAGCGATTTGTGAACACGCAGCGGGAAGAGTTCAAGCGGCTCGGGGTGTTTGGAGAGTGGGATCATCCCTATCTCACGATGACTCCGGGCTATGAAGCCACGATCGTTCGTGAGTTCGGTAAATTCGTCGAGCGCGGCGGGGTCTACAAGGGCCTCAAACCGGTGCTCTGGTGCATGCAAGATCAAACGGCCTTGGCGGAGGCGGAAGTCGAGTACGATGACCATACTTCTCCGTCGATCTACGTCAAGTTCCCCCTCGTGACCTCACCGTCCGTATTGACACAAACCTTTCCCGGCGTGTCTTTCCCTGAAAGAATCACACTGGTCTCCGTCGTCATCTGGACGACCACCCCATGGACCCTTCCTGCGAACCAAGCCGTCTGCCTTCACCGCGATTTCGACTATGCCTTTGTTCAAGTCGGCGACGAGTTGCTCATTGTGGCGGAGAAGCTTTTGGACAGCGTCGCGAAGGCCTGTGCGATCGAGAGCTATCGTGTGGTCGGTGTGAAAAAAGGCGGAGACGGATTCGAAGGCTTGGAGACGCAACGGCCGTTGTCCACAGGGCTGTCACCGATCCTGCTCGGTGAATTTGTGACGCTCGATCAAGGGACCGGTTGCGTGCATATCGCGCCGGGACATGGAATGGAAGACTATCTCCTCGTGTTGGAGCACAATGCCAAGGCGTCACCCGGTGAGCGCTTGGAGATTCTGGCGCCGGTCGATAACAGCGGACGGTTCACGGCGGTCGTGAAGGAATTCGCCGGCCAACAGGTCTTGAAGGCGAATCCGAAGATCGTCGAGTATCTTCATGCGAACGGGCGTTTGCTCGGGCATGGCTCACTCCGGCATTCGTATCCCCACTGTTGGCGGTGCAAAAATCCGGTGATTTTCCGTGCGACCGAACAGTGGTTCGTGTCGATGGAAACCAACGATTTACGAACAGAGACGTTGGCGGAGATCGAGCGGGTCCGATGGATTCCCGGCTATGGCCGTGATCGGATCAACGGAATGATTGAAAACCGGCCGGATTGGTGTCTCTCGCGTCAGCGTGTGTGGGGCGTGCCGATCCCAGGCTTCACCTGCGAAGGGTGTCGTCATGTGCTTGCCGATCCGGTTGTAATCGAACATATTGCCACGTTGATGGAATCCAAAGGCGCCGATGTCTGGTTTGAGCGAGCGGCTGTCGATCTCTTACCCGCGGGAACGACCTGTCCGAAGTGTGGGGGAACCACGTTTGAGAAGGAGCGCGACATTCTCGACGTCTGGTTTGAATCCGGGGTGAGCTATGCGGCCGTGTTGAAACCGAGGAAATGGTGGCCGGCCGACCTGTACCTTGAAGGGTCCGACCAACATCGAGGATGGTTCCATAGCGCGCTGCTGGCCGGTGTGACGACGGATCATCGCGCGCCCTATGGAGCGGTGTTGACCCACGGCTTTGTCGTGGACGGGCAGGGCAAGAAGATGTCCAAGTCGGCAGGAAACGTCGTGGCGCCGCAAGACGTCATCAAACAATCGGGGGCGGAAATCCTCCGTCTGTGGGTGGCGGCTCAAGACTATCGGGAAGATCTCCGTATCTCACAGGAGATCCTGAATCATCTGATCGAGGCCTATCGAAAGATCCGCAATACGTCCCGGTTCTTATTGAGCAATCTGTATGATTTCGATCCGGCGACGCAGGCCGTTCCATATGCGCAGCTGCCGGAATTGGACCGATGGGCCTTGTTGCGCCTCGCGGAGCTGATCACGAAAGTGCGCCGAGCCTACGAAGAGTTTGAGTTTCACTCCATCTTCCATGCCCTGAACAATTTCTGCTCGGTGGATCTCAGCGCGATCTATCTCGACATCCTGAAGGATCGGCTCTATACCTTCCGAGCCGACTCGCCGTTGCGCCGAGGATCGCAGACGGTGCTGTTGGAAATTGTGGTGACCCTGGCCAAGCTCATGGCGCCGATTCTGAGTTTTACCGCCGATGAAATTTGGCGAACGTTGCCGGAGCGTGGTCGCCGGGCAACGTTGAGCGTACATCTTGCACCGTTTCCAGAGGTCGAGTCTGCCTGGCGCGACGAACGTTTGGCGACCAGGTGGGACAAGCTGCTTACGTATCGAACCCGCGTACAGGGAGAGTTAGAAGCCCGCCGTCGAGACAAGGTGATCGGATCGTCGCTCGAGGCACACGTCCGCATTGAGGCGGGACCCGACGACTATCGATTCCTGGAGCCGTATGCGGGTGAGCTCAGCACCATTTTTATCGTGTCGCGCGTAACCCTGAAGCAAGGGATGGGACAATCGGATATTCAGATCACCGTCGAGAAGTCAGATGCCGCGAAGTGCGAACGCTGCTGGAACTATCGAGAAGCTGTCGGCAAGGATGTGACCCATCCCACCCTATGCGAACGATGTGTGGAGGCGATCCGTTGA
- a CDS encoding quinolinate synthase, which produces MTEYQTLSAEELYRRTVAAKQVLGERVMILGHNYQRDEVIQHADFRGDSLLLAKLAAERSERPYIVFCGVHFMAETADILSRSRQTVILPDMAAGCSMADMAAIEQVDQCWEALGRVVPVEETVMPAVYVNSAAVLKAFCGEHGGITCTSSNAKAVIEWCWARREKILFFPDEHLGRNTANKMGIPREQMIVWDPYQPNGGNTRDAITRAKLILWKGHCSVHQMFQAVHVDHFRKQYPDGKVIVHPECHEDVVNKADLIGSTEFIIRTVTAAPAGTVWAVGTELNLVNRLKHELTDKKVFFLSSTVCQCATMFRIDAAHLCWAMENLADGHVVNRIVVPDDDKHWAKVALDRMMAIS; this is translated from the coding sequence ATCACCGAGTATCAGACGCTGTCTGCGGAGGAACTCTACCGACGGACGGTTGCGGCCAAGCAAGTGCTTGGCGAGCGCGTCATGATCCTCGGTCATAACTACCAACGGGATGAGGTGATCCAACACGCCGATTTCCGTGGCGATTCGCTTTTGCTGGCCAAACTGGCCGCCGAACGGTCCGAACGGCCCTACATCGTCTTTTGCGGCGTCCACTTTATGGCCGAGACGGCCGATATCCTCAGTCGCTCTCGGCAAACGGTGATTTTGCCCGATATGGCTGCGGGCTGCTCGATGGCAGATATGGCGGCTATCGAACAGGTCGACCAATGTTGGGAAGCGTTGGGGCGTGTGGTTCCGGTGGAAGAGACGGTGATGCCGGCGGTCTATGTGAATTCGGCGGCGGTGCTCAAGGCATTTTGTGGTGAGCATGGAGGGATCACCTGCACATCCTCCAATGCCAAAGCCGTCATTGAATGGTGCTGGGCCAGGCGAGAAAAGATCCTCTTTTTCCCCGATGAACATTTGGGGCGTAATACGGCGAACAAGATGGGAATTCCCCGCGAGCAGATGATCGTGTGGGACCCCTATCAACCCAACGGCGGAAATACCAGGGACGCCATCACACGAGCCAAACTCATCTTATGGAAAGGTCATTGCAGCGTTCATCAAATGTTTCAAGCCGTCCATGTGGACCACTTCCGCAAACAGTACCCGGACGGCAAGGTCATCGTCCATCCCGAATGCCATGAGGATGTGGTGAATAAGGCGGATCTCATCGGATCGACCGAATTCATTATTCGAACGGTGACTGCCGCGCCGGCCGGTACCGTGTGGGCGGTCGGGACGGAGTTGAATCTCGTCAATCGATTGAAACATGAACTTACCGATAAGAAAGTATTCTTCCTATCCTCTACGGTCTGTCAGTGTGCCACCATGTTTCGAATCGATGCGGCCCATCTCTGTTGGGCCATGGAGAATCTGGCCGATGGCCATGTCGTCAATCGTATTGTGGTGCCGGACGACGACAAACATTGGGCAAAAGTCGCGCTCGACCGCATGATGGCCATCAGTTAA
- a CDS encoding phosphomethylpyrimidine synthase ThiC (catalyzes the formation of 4-amino-2-methyl-5-phosphomethylpyrimidine from 5-amino-1-(5-phospho-D-ribosyl)imidazole and S-adenosyl-L-methionine in thiamine biosynthesis) gives MPTSPLTTTPLPASRKVYIEGAQPGIRVPMREISLTQTKGANGTKSDNAPVVIYDTSGPYTDPAVMIDVRKGLHPLRRPWVLSRQDVEELSEVSSIYGRMRAADAKLAELRFQHIRRPLRAKPGRNVTQLHYARKGIVTPEMEFIAIRENQAHYATSASASHNGHGGGVKQHPGFAWGANIPRVITPEFVRDEVARGRAIIPSNINHPESEPMIIGRNFLVKINSNIGNSAVASSIEEEVEKMIWSTRWGADTVMDLSTGKNIHETREWIIRNSPVPIGTVPIYQALEKVNGKAEDLTWEIFRDTLIEQAEQGVDYFTIHAGVRLAYVPMTAKRMTGIVSRGGSIHAKWCLAHHQENFAYTHFEEICEIMKAYDVAFSLGDGLRPGSIADANDEAQFAELETLGELTKIAWHHDVQVMIEGPGHVPMHMIQANMEKQLESCHEAPFYTLGPLTTDIAPGYDHITSGIGAAMIGWYGCAMLCYVTPKEHLGLPTREDVKTGVITYKIAAHAADLAKGHPGAQARDNALSKARFEFRWEDQFNLSLDPETARQFHDETLPDNAAKVSHFCSMCGPHFCSMKITQDVRDYAAQLQIDEQQAIQIGMQEKAEEFKKTGSEIYR, from the coding sequence ATTCCAACTTCTCCATTGACCACCACGCCCCTTCCGGCATCGCGCAAAGTGTACATAGAGGGTGCGCAGCCCGGTATCCGTGTTCCAATGCGGGAAATCAGTCTGACCCAGACCAAAGGCGCGAATGGGACGAAATCAGACAATGCTCCCGTCGTGATCTATGATACCTCGGGTCCTTACACCGATCCCGCCGTCATGATCGACGTTCGGAAGGGACTTCACCCGTTACGCCGCCCCTGGGTACTCAGCCGCCAAGACGTGGAAGAACTTTCGGAGGTGAGCTCGATCTACGGACGCATGCGGGCGGCTGATGCGAAGTTGGCCGAACTTCGGTTTCAGCACATCCGCCGACCCTTGCGAGCCAAACCTGGACGAAACGTGACCCAGCTGCACTATGCACGAAAAGGCATCGTCACGCCGGAGATGGAATTTATCGCCATCCGTGAGAACCAAGCGCACTACGCAACATCCGCGTCTGCATCCCACAATGGTCACGGCGGTGGCGTGAAGCAGCATCCCGGCTTTGCCTGGGGTGCAAATATTCCTCGCGTGATCACCCCGGAGTTCGTGCGCGATGAGGTCGCCCGTGGCCGGGCGATCATCCCATCGAACATCAATCATCCGGAAAGCGAGCCGATGATCATCGGGCGGAACTTCCTCGTGAAGATCAACTCCAACATCGGCAATTCCGCAGTCGCTTCCTCGATCGAAGAGGAAGTCGAGAAAATGATCTGGTCAACCCGCTGGGGAGCCGATACCGTGATGGACTTGTCGACCGGCAAGAATATTCACGAGACACGCGAATGGATCATTCGTAACTCACCGGTGCCGATCGGAACGGTCCCGATCTACCAAGCACTCGAAAAAGTGAACGGCAAGGCAGAGGACCTGACATGGGAAATTTTCCGCGATACGCTGATCGAACAGGCGGAACAGGGCGTCGATTACTTTACGATTCACGCCGGCGTGCGCCTGGCCTATGTGCCGATGACCGCGAAGCGCATGACCGGCATTGTGTCGCGCGGCGGATCGATCCACGCGAAATGGTGCCTGGCCCACCATCAGGAAAACTTCGCCTATACTCACTTTGAAGAGATCTGCGAAATCATGAAGGCCTACGATGTCGCCTTCAGTCTCGGTGACGGACTTCGACCGGGATCGATCGCGGATGCGAACGACGAAGCGCAGTTTGCCGAACTCGAGACCTTGGGCGAGCTGACCAAGATTGCTTGGCATCATGATGTGCAGGTGATGATCGAAGGACCGGGCCATGTGCCCATGCACATGATTCAGGCGAACATGGAAAAACAACTCGAATCCTGTCATGAGGCTCCTTTTTACACCTTAGGTCCCTTGACGACCGACATTGCCCCCGGCTACGACCACATTACCTCGGGGATCGGCGCCGCCATGATCGGTTGGTACGGCTGCGCCATGCTCTGCTATGTCACTCCCAAGGAACATTTAGGGTTGCCGACCCGGGAGGACGTCAAGACGGGTGTCATCACCTATAAAATTGCCGCGCATGCAGCGGACCTGGCCAAAGGCCATCCCGGCGCCCAGGCGCGGGATAATGCCCTATCAAAGGCGCGATTCGAGTTTCGCTGGGAAGACCAATTCAATCTGTCGCTCGACCCGGAAACGGCACGCCAGTTCCATGACGAAACGCTTCCGGACAATGCAGCCAAGGTTTCGCATTTCTGCTCGATGTGCGGTCCTCACTTCTGCTCCATGAAAATCACGCAAGATGTTCGAGACTACGCCGCCCAGTTGCAGATCGATGAACAGCAGGCGATTCAAATCGGCATGCAAGAGAAGGCCGAAGAATTTAAGAAAACCGGTTCCGAGATTTACCGGTAG
- a CDS encoding ribose 1,5-bisphosphate isomerase: protein MAKPRPAPLRERDITRQIAREYYKEFDQLIESDVIIVGAGPSGLICAHDLAATGFRTVLIEQSLALGGGFWSGGYLMNKATICEPANEILEEIGVPCKKINECEGMYMVDPPHATGALIAAAYTAGAKIMNLTRVVDLILRQEGLLEGVVVNSTTAEMAGHDIIHVDPIALESKIVVDATGHDAVLVELLHKRNLYNKVPGNGAMWVARSEEEVMDRTGEVYPNCFVIGLAVAAVYGTPRMGPAFGSMLLSGRYGAELIKKKLKSE, encoded by the coding sequence ATGGCCAAACCACGACCAGCCCCGTTACGTGAACGAGATATCACCCGGCAGATTGCCCGGGAATACTATAAAGAGTTTGATCAACTGATCGAAAGCGACGTCATTATCGTCGGCGCGGGACCATCGGGCCTTATTTGTGCCCATGACCTGGCGGCAACGGGATTTCGCACCGTCCTCATCGAGCAAAGTTTGGCCCTGGGAGGAGGTTTCTGGTCCGGCGGGTATCTCATGAATAAGGCCACCATCTGCGAACCGGCAAATGAAATCCTCGAAGAGATCGGGGTGCCTTGCAAAAAGATCAATGAGTGCGAGGGGATGTATATGGTCGATCCGCCGCACGCCACAGGAGCCTTGATCGCCGCCGCATACACAGCGGGCGCCAAGATCATGAACCTCACACGCGTGGTGGATTTGATCCTACGCCAGGAGGGCCTATTGGAGGGAGTCGTCGTCAACAGCACCACCGCCGAGATGGCGGGGCATGACATCATCCACGTCGATCCCATCGCTCTTGAGAGCAAGATCGTCGTGGATGCCACCGGCCACGATGCGGTGCTGGTCGAGCTCCTTCACAAGCGGAATCTGTATAATAAGGTACCGGGAAACGGCGCCATGTGGGTCGCACGATCCGAAGAAGAAGTCATGGACCGCACCGGAGAGGTGTATCCCAATTGCTTCGTCATCGGATTGGCCGTCGCCGCCGTGTATGGCACGCCACGAATGGGGCCTGCCTTCGGCTCGATGCTGCTGTCCGGTCGGTACGGAGCAGAGTTAATTAAGAAAAAGCTGAAAAGCGAATAG
- a CDS encoding histidine kinase — translation MNTTGHQTDTTDRPDKKAILVAITDLFFYTKVRDALRQPEYQLEKARTQQDIVDKALSANPGAIIFNMNDLTLDAFQALEKLHADPRLKSIPTLAFANHEEVETWNRAKALGVTKIVSRNEFSARTKELVEEVINNHVIKS, via the coding sequence ATGAACACAACGGGGCACCAGACGGACACGACAGACCGACCGGACAAGAAAGCGATTCTGGTCGCCATCACCGATCTGTTCTTCTACACCAAAGTGCGAGACGCGTTACGACAACCGGAATACCAGCTTGAAAAAGCACGTACGCAACAGGACATTGTCGACAAGGCCTTGTCGGCGAACCCGGGCGCGATCATCTTCAATATGAACGACCTGACCCTCGACGCTTTTCAGGCGCTGGAAAAGCTGCACGCCGACCCGCGGCTGAAAAGCATTCCGACGCTGGCTTTCGCCAATCATGAAGAAGTCGAGACCTGGAATCGTGCCAAAGCGCTCGGCGTGACGAAGATCGTTTCCCGCAATGAATTTTCGGCTCGCACGAAGGAGCTGGTGGAAGAGGTCATCAACAACCATGTCATCAAGTCATAA
- a CDS encoding glycine cleavage system protein T, translating to MKQSRLHQQHAQLGATFQDITGWEMPAHYGDVVAEHRAVRQAVGIADLSHRGKLRVTGEDRVKWLQSVISNDILPLQPGHGRYSSLLTHKGKMLTYFRLYIQTEAVTLEDVGEIGEITFQALRKFLLYGTKAKMENCAESWGLLLISGPKATHVVQSAFGVEVTDLKPVDFVTAQIGGHHALVLCTEETGEIDIEVLLPADSLLTAWTSAMQAGAKFGIKAIGTHAREALRIEAGIPKAGPDLNEEIVPPEANLEGKAFSLSKGCYPGQEVVARMDTYGNVRRKLVGLVLKDSVVPPHGAKLYSGDREVGWISSAVRSPQLNQVIALGFPLRDFSKPDTALSIEIGGRRHEATVHTLPFHTKQHQLTQSD from the coding sequence ATGAAACAGTCTCGCCTTCATCAGCAACATGCCCAACTCGGAGCGACGTTTCAGGATATCACGGGCTGGGAAATGCCGGCTCATTATGGCGATGTCGTGGCCGAACATCGCGCGGTCCGCCAGGCAGTGGGGATCGCCGACCTCTCCCATCGCGGCAAGCTCAGGGTCACGGGCGAAGATCGTGTGAAGTGGCTGCAAAGCGTCATCAGCAACGATATCCTTCCTCTCCAACCGGGGCACGGCCGCTATTCCAGCTTGTTAACCCACAAAGGCAAGATGCTCACGTACTTCCGCCTGTACATACAGACTGAAGCGGTCACGCTGGAAGACGTGGGCGAGATCGGGGAAATCACGTTCCAAGCCCTACGCAAATTCCTGCTCTACGGGACCAAAGCCAAGATGGAGAACTGTGCCGAGAGCTGGGGGCTGCTGTTGATCAGCGGACCAAAGGCCACCCATGTGGTGCAATCCGCGTTCGGCGTGGAGGTTACGGACTTGAAGCCGGTCGATTTTGTCACGGCGCAGATCGGCGGCCATCATGCCCTGGTGTTATGCACCGAAGAAACGGGAGAGATCGACATCGAGGTGCTGCTTCCTGCGGATAGTCTCTTGACCGCATGGACCAGTGCCATGCAGGCCGGTGCGAAGTTCGGCATCAAAGCCATCGGCACCCACGCGCGGGAAGCCTTGCGCATCGAAGCCGGCATCCCGAAGGCCGGGCCGGATTTGAACGAAGAGATTGTGCCGCCCGAAGCGAATCTTGAAGGCAAGGCCTTCAGCCTGAGCAAAGGGTGTTATCCGGGGCAAGAAGTCGTGGCACGCATGGATACCTACGGCAATGTACGCCGCAAGTTGGTCGGGCTGGTCTTGAAAGATTCCGTTGTTCCACCGCATGGAGCCAAACTGTATAGCGGCGACCGTGAAGTGGGCTGGATCAGCAGTGCCGTCCGTTCGCCGCAGCTGAATCAGGTGATCGCGCTCGGGTTTCCACTTAGGGATTTTAGTAAGCCAGACACTGCTCTCTCAATCGAAATCGGCGGCCGGCGACACGAGGCCACGGTCCACACCCTACCCTTCCATACGAAGCAGCATCAACTTACCCAAAGCGACTGA
- a CDS encoding globin yields MSTHEQQDSVSVTPYEAAGGIEGITKLVDEFYVNMDTLQEAKIIRNMHPPDLTDARKKLTYFLCGWLGGPRLFQQHYGPISIPGAHKRFPIGYEERDAWLLCMQRALAVQPYSAELKDYLLAALSIPAERVRQVNAGEI; encoded by the coding sequence ATGTCCACGCACGAACAACAAGACAGCGTCAGTGTGACCCCTTATGAGGCGGCCGGCGGGATCGAAGGCATCACCAAGTTGGTCGATGAATTTTACGTCAACATGGATACGTTGCAGGAAGCGAAGATCATTCGAAACATGCACCCCCCTGATCTCACCGATGCACGTAAGAAATTGACGTACTTCCTCTGTGGTTGGCTCGGCGGCCCGAGGCTGTTTCAACAGCACTATGGGCCGATCAGCATTCCCGGCGCGCATAAACGGTTCCCTATTGGCTACGAAGAACGCGATGCCTGGCTCTTATGCATGCAGCGAGCCCTTGCCGTCCAGCCGTACAGTGCCGAATTGAAGGACTATCTCTTGGCTGCGCTCAGTATTCCAGCCGAACGAGTCCGGCAAGTGAATGCCGGAGAAATTTAG
- a CDS encoding acetyltransferase codes for MSHSIRRATLHDLNRLVPLFDAYRQFYGQPSDLIIARQFLSDRFVRNESVVLIAEDGAGRAVGFAQLYPTFSSILVAPMYVLSDLFVIPDARRRDVGTQLLKSAAETARANGAVRVELATAITNAPAQRLYEALG; via the coding sequence ATGTCCCATTCAATCCGGCGAGCAACGCTTCATGATCTCAATCGACTCGTTCCCCTCTTTGATGCTTACCGCCAATTCTATGGACAACCTTCTGATCTGATTATTGCCAGGCAATTCTTGAGCGATCGTTTTGTTCGGAATGAGTCGGTGGTCCTCATAGCTGAAGACGGCGCTGGGAGGGCGGTTGGTTTTGCGCAGCTGTACCCAACCTTTTCATCCATCCTTGTCGCGCCGATGTATGTGCTCAGCGACTTGTTCGTCATACCTGACGCCAGGCGGCGAGATGTAGGGACTCAATTGCTCAAGTCGGCTGCCGAAACGGCTCGTGCCAACGGCGCGGTTCGTGTCGAATTAGCAACCGCGATTACAAACGCTCCCGCCCAACGACTCTATGAAGCCTTGGGATGA
- a CDS encoding DUF4440 domain-containing protein, with amino-acid sequence MLKQRIEAVTKTNQIFYDAFESLDIAKMDAIWAHQEYVTCIHPGWTIRSGWPAVRDSWVLIFNNTFSMKFELTDVMVQVAGDMAWVICVENLTTQQSDEPQQAKVLATNLFELIGDEWLMIHHHGSPVMG; translated from the coding sequence GTGCTAAAACAGCGTATCGAAGCCGTCACGAAAACCAACCAGATATTCTACGATGCTTTTGAGAGTCTCGACATTGCGAAAATGGACGCGATCTGGGCCCATCAAGAATATGTCACCTGTATTCATCCGGGTTGGACCATCCGTTCCGGATGGCCCGCCGTCCGTGATTCCTGGGTGTTGATCTTCAACAACACCTTTTCGATGAAGTTCGAGCTCACCGATGTGATGGTCCAGGTGGCGGGCGATATGGCATGGGTCATCTGCGTCGAGAATCTCACCACCCAACAATCCGACGAACCGCAACAAGCCAAGGTCCTCGCGACGAACCTATTCGAACTCATCGGCGATGAATGGTTGATGATCCATCACCACGGGTCGCCGGTGATGGGGTGA